TTGCTGACATACTCCTCTGCTAGTGTTGTCCTCGCAGCAAATTCATAATCGACTGTAAATGAAACTGAACCCTTTTCCTGCATTCCCAAAAAGAGACCAAAACAATGGAAAGAGCTTTGCTGATCCATGTTGCAATGTGCGGACAGGAAAAACCCTTGTCCACCCAAATGAAAAGCTTGAGAATATACTCTCCCAGATGGAAAAAGATTAGCACATTCTTCCCGCTTAAGATCTAAGTAGACTATACATTGTTGGCGTGGAAGTTCAAACTCAACCACCTTAACAGGCCGATACTTGTATGCACGCTCTACAAAACGACGACTGGTCGAAGCTGATTCTTCTGCAGCTTGAGTTCGTTGGCGGTGTGGGGCCTCAGCTTTAAAAAACAGGGCCTCAAGCACTAGTTTGGATGCAAACTCATGTTCAAAGTCATTACATGTAAGAACCTTCCTAAGTTTCCGGCAGCTCATGAAAGGAAACCGGATGCAGCGACCAAGTCTTGAACTAAGAATTTCTCGGCGTTCCTCTATCAAGGGATAATGAGCCCTTGTCCATTTCAAGACAAAGTCATATACTGCATCTTCTGATGCTACCTGAAGGTCATCACTGGACAAAATTGCCTCAATACCAGCAAGAGGCAATTTCATGACCTCTTCTTGGAATCTGCCGAAGATGAATGAACTGATTAAACAAGCACAAGCAAGTACCAGATGTTtccataaaaaattttttttagtaatgtaATACACGTCAATTCTTCATACAAGATGAAAAAGCAACATGTTACAAAGTTCATGACATATTGCTCTTATCAAATTGAAATGAATTACATTACTAACATTAGTGGTTATGCATTGAAACAATTATGTAGTTTAGTTTATTGACAACCTTCAGATGTTGAAACTTAAATGAACATTTTATGCATAGGTATATAAATCAATGGTCATATTACTTCTTTATAATTGCTAAGTCAGATTCTTACATTACAACTATTAGGTTTTAAAAGCTCACAAAGTTCCCAATATATTACCCAAATGTTATAGAAAAGGTTCCAGTTTTGCTTACCAAATACATATTACTGAAACAAAACTTCGAACCATCTGCTGAAATTGGCCAAAATAAAATCCGGTAGCAgaaatatttgacaaaaaaagagaaaaatgggCATACTAAACAATTGTTTTATGGACTTAATTATCATTGGTGTGCATACAGCTGTTTTGGATAACAAACTAAATAACTCCAGTAAAAGGAAAAGGGTAAGCATAAAAGGAACTAACTTGGTTATATCTTTGTATCTTGCAGCTAGGAATTGTTTTGCTGCATCAGTCAATGGCCGAACTGCATCAGCCATCAGGACACTAGAAGGAAGCTCCAGATACAGCAAGGCTGACTCCGGAGTCATAGGCAAATTACACAGTAGCCTGCTGCAATACTTCATGCAAGATGCAACCTCAAACTTGTCAGCAGCCATGAGCACGTCAAGCAACCCAGGCGCTGTATTTGTAGTCAACATATTTCTATACATAAATTTCAGGAGCTCCGTCAATGCAGCTTCCTCTGATCCATGggaacaaataaaagaaaaaaccattttttgtgtgagaTCTGATACTGACTTTAAAGCCACTTCATATGAAAAACAATATTTGATACACAATCATCAAAACCAGAAGTCCaggagaaaaatattataaaacacttgggggtcgtttggtagagtgcattagcaaaaataatgcatgcattagctTTATGTATTAGTAGTACTTTGTTTGATACATGTTATGTATAACTAATGTTCAATCGTGTATTAAGGTGTGATTTACTAATACCATGAATTTTCAGGTATTAGTAATGCAAGGGTTTTAATGCATGTGTTAGCTGGTTGAAGACACCATTgcccttcaaaatattttttacatttttttcaccATAATTATGAAGGGtatctttttaataaatatttttatgcggtgcatgttttttttaatacaataaaCCAAACAAAGCATAAGAAATCATCTATGTATAATTGATGCAAGGCGCAAGCATAGCTAATACATACATTTTTAATACAAGCATTACTAATACACGCTATTTACCATTATTTTTAcacactctaccaaacgacctCTTAAAGTATGACACTAGAAACCTTTCAATTCCCTATGATTTGCAAATTCCTCACATTCATGATGAACAGGAAAATGCATTCAGACTTTGTCAAGTTAATTTCTACTAAAGTTCATTGACCATTATGTAATCAAGGTCAAACAACAGTGCACATGACATACCTGAAGCATTGATCCGTAGAGTTACTTGTCTTTGCTCAGACTCTCTCATCCCATTTGAGAAGAGCTGCATAAATTGCACGATAAAGCGGGTTCAAACTTCAAATACCAATTCTAGAATCTAGACTGTGCATAAGCAGCTTACACTAGAAACTGAATGTTTACCTTGTAGAAGAATGGACTCTTTGCTGCTAAAATGGGGGAGCTAATGTTTAGTGTTTTAACTCTCATAACCCTTGGAGAATCACAATTCCAAGTTGAATCATCACTATTAGCAGCTTCATCTCCTGCACAGAACACATAACATGGTTTATCTATCTTTTCCGGCCCATGCCATGCCATACCACCCTTCTTCACGACTCCATGGTCAGATTAGCATTGGGAGTCGTACAGAATTTTTTATAACAAAGAGAGTCTTCAAGTGTCATAAGAGTTCCCAGGGAAATAGGGACTAAGGAAATGAAATCTAGaaagtaatttatttataagaatAATACCTGAGTTTGTCTCTTCAATCATTGCAACAACTGCTTCATCCTGATTCTCGTTATCAGCATCTTCACTATCAATTTGATTACAGCAAATTATCTGATCTTCAGGGCATGCTGTGATATCCAAAGCTGCAAACGAGTGGTACATGTCTGATTATCATCAGAAAAACCCATAACAGCATAAGAAAGAGCAAAATTCCAATCACTATGCATAACATTTATAGCAAGGGAAGAAAGTGTATATTGTTCATCCCTTGCCGCCATACACCCAACCTCCCCTAAAATGAAATGATTACAGAAGGAAAATATTAGCAGCTGAATTCTCATTGTAAGCAAATGCGGCAAGTGATATGTTTAAGTTTAACTCCGTCACGATTTCAAACCACAAAAGCAGAATATGCGAAAACTTCAATTAAGCAATATGACACTTTGACTAACCATAAAAAACACAtactataaaaaagaaaaagaaggtaATACTCTGAAACATGTTCAAGTCAGTGTAATATGATGTTCATGTCATTTAATCAAAATCTCCCTTAAAAAGTTAAACTATGAAGTTCATAATAATATCACAAGGAAAAGCTAAAAAACTATTTCCAATGtacaaaacaatttttatatgattGAGTTCGATGCCAGCGTGCACAAAAGTTAACCAATGGAGACAACCTACGAAGGTCCAAGACGACTCATGAGTATTATTGACAGGATAAATGTAACCGACAAACGTCGAGGAAGGCGGTCATATTTGAGTGTTTTGACGGGAATTTAAGCCTGGTATTACACTCAGGCACCCTCTCAAAACTTTCCACGTAAACAACCAGTAGTCCAAAACAGCTTACCGACACCTCAACTATTCCAAACCAGCCATCTCCCAccatcttttttctcttttccatcgtcatttcttcccttttccccgAGGAAACCACAATCCAAGAAAGAAGcttaaaaaatcacaattttgaACCCCAAAAAACCCAACTTCCCTTGCAATTTTGACTTATTCAACAAAATCAAATACCTCACGAGTTCCGATAACCGAGATAAATCGGGTAAACAAACACTTAAAACAATCCAATTAGAAACACCATAGATTCACGAAAACTAACCGTTTTCCTTCCTGAAATCCTCACGTCGGCGCTTGCGATTACGAGCCCAATCGGCTAAGCTACTGCAGCCGCCGTCGGAACTAGAACCACCGGCAATTGAATCTCCAAGGATCTCGATCCGTAGAATACGATCGGAGAAGTTGACGTCGTCGAAGGCAAAGGCGAAATCGGGTTCCCCGGTATGAGTAGGGGAGTATTCCGGGTCCATGACCGCCGTTCTCGGGTCGAATAGGTCCAAATTCTGATCCTTCATATCCTTTCTACGAAAACCCTAAAAGCTTTGTTTGGTTTTTGGGAGAATTCAGAGTTATGGCGTTTGGAGATAAGACATATGGATTCGAGTCGTTGAAGATGAATTTAAAACTAgtgagagaagaaaaaattaataaaagaagagagagaaagagcaaaaatagtaaaatttttttGAGTATATACATGTAATGGGTGGGTTCATAATTATATCATGAAGGAAAGAGGAATATAAAGCAAAAAggtttttttccccttttttgttgaaaattttcaaaaaaaataacattgtTTGAGGTCTAATTATCAAATATCATTATAGTTTTGATAGTCATTCAAAGAAgtacgttttttttttaaatttattcagTATCGCCATAACAGATAGAGAGCAAATTTCCGAAATtgatttatacaaaataaattttaaaagacaaTAACAGATACAAAGCAAATTTCAGAAACTGACGCGTACCATGCATCTTTCAAAAGCTGACCTTTGCCTGACATAGAGAGTACTAAATCGGTAAATATTAGTTAAATCAAAAAGTTCGAATTCAATGAAAATCATCACTCAGAAGCTTCGTCGAGATGATCTATTCAGAAAGATTCAAAAGTATTCAATGGAAGATAACCTAGATAATGATCATGAAAGAAAGAtgaacttaatgaaaataaaaacttttttgttgaaatttttttgatgtcTTACATTACTAAATCAACTTTGACGCCACTCCGGCTTACTCCATGCAACTCTTTAATCTTCCAAAAAAGTTTGTAACACCATCAATAAAATCCAACGTGATTTCTTATGGGGTACGACTGGTCATAAAAAAACGTATGCATTACGTCTCCTGGGAGAAGGTCATTTCACCCAAAAACATCTAGTGGTTTAGGGTTACATACAAAACGCcgatatcaaaaataaaactagTCTTACTAGCCTTGCCTGGCGGTTCTAGCTTAATCCAACCTCCCTTTGGGCCAGCATCCTGGTCCATAGATGTCACTCTAGGGCTACAAAACCTTCCAAATCCTTCATCTAGAAGAACATTCTCATCGGAGGGGATATTTCCTCTCAAGCTATAGCCTGGAACCCTGGGTCCGACACCTTTATTAACATATGGCATCATCGATGGATTCCCGAAACTCCTCCCCTTAGAACTGTCCACCATGGCCCTTTAAAGAAAGGTGAAGATTGCCTCAACTTAGCTTCCATTTGGAATGGAGAAGGTTGGGACTGGTCAAGAATATCTTTTGAACTACCAACCCCTTACTTATCCAAGCCTCCAATATTAGCCCTAACAATGATATGGGTGATCTTGATAAACCCTACTGGTCCCTTGATAGCAATGGTATCCTCTCCAATAAATCTGTCCAAACTCAACGTCCTCGCTAAGGTTTGCCCCAAAGATTTTCTTAGACTTAGCACTGAGGTCTTCGACCTGTTTATTTATTTACGTACCCAACATATCTATTGTATTTGCCAATTTGAGACTTAAGGGTGTCGCAATTACACACTTTAAAAAGCAAATACCTTCATTTGTATAGGTGCCAAAGGAAGTTCGGaaaagatttttattattattttttataaacaatattattcattattacTATTTGAGAAAGTTCATGATTTGAATGGAGAGAATCAATAATaatctttctctcttttatttaatCACCTATAAAAGAAGAAAGTGAAAATGTATATTCACGTAAAATGGTGGTTTCATACTTGTATCTTGAAGGAAATGAAGAATTTaacacaattttttctttttttttttgttgattttttttagaagtaTCATTGTATGAGGTCGAATTctcaaatataattatatttggaTAACCATTAAACATAGTGAATATATACCACTTCAACAAAAGACTTTTTGAATTTACCAAGAATCATCATTCAAAAGCATTATCGAGatcatttatttaaaaagatttGAAGTGCTcgtttatttgtttatttagaaACAGGGATtgtcctttatttatttatttatttattttaatatctcAAGAAATCCTTAGattcattattcaatttttcatttaccactataatatatctttttttattaaatataataatgtgcattgaaaaattatttcacCTTCGATCTccataacttttaattttagttttaaattttagttgtGCAACCATATATGGTACATCTCAATGACTTTCAtgtttatttatcttttttctcttgttttttgAGGACATTTTCTCTCTACATTTCACCATGTAAAAATAACaccataatttatttaaaatattttttaaaattattttattttaaaaaaactatattcaTAACTCACATTACTTCACTTTCACAACTACTATTCTAATTACTATATGtagcaatatttttaaaaatatttttcgggTGAGATTCAGGGCGAGTCCAGGAAGGAGCGACTAAAAATGTGTCGGAGCGTAAATTAAAGATGTAAATCCATAAGGCGTAAGACCTAAAATTTTAGGCGTAATTCTCAAGCATAAAAACGTAAGTTCTGAACGTAAAAACGCACATAGAGgcgttttaaaattatttatgatatttatcaaatagtaattatttattgtaaaattaaagcaaaataagacaaaaaaaatataaaaggtaAAGCAATAGAAATAGGGAGACAAAAGATGAGAGCATTTCTTATTCTTTAAAGTATTCATCAAATCTTCAAATGTATACAATAGGAACCCTTaagtctctatttatagtgtaataTAGAGGCATACAAAAGGTTTAGTCATAAACATTAcattaaacatgaatataaaGGAGGTTATTAAGGTAAAAGTTACAAGAATAATTATCATAAAAGTGGAAGTTATATTCATAATGGAGGGAAGTAATGTAGTAACCATTTTGTGTAGTGGACATccacaatatattattttataacagtCCCTCTTGaatgtccatagataatatgcctcgttaaaaccttactaggaaaaaatcCTGTGGGAAAGAAatcctagtgaaggaaaaagattaCGCATATCTTTTAATACGCTTTGAAAGTTATCtcgttaaaaaccttaccaggAAAATTCAATTGGGACAAAATCATGGTTAAGGAAAAAAGTACAACGCGTAATTTTTCTCtgttgataaaaattttacttGATATTTTGAAACAGTACATTCCAGTCTTGCATCACAACTTCTCGAATATTGATGTTGTCAATCTTTCGTGAATAAGTTTACAAGATTATTACTTGAATGAGTCTTTGAACATCAATCTCACCATTTTGTTAAAGATCACGCGTGAAAAATACTTTTGGTGAAATATGCTTTGTCCTATCTCATTTGATTGTATCCTccattcaatattattttcgtATATAGGGGATGGAATATCCTTTGCcaaaataaaatcacatattgGTTCAATATGTCAGATCATGATTCCAACCAAACAccattaaatattattttcgtaTATAGGGGCTGGAATATCCTTTGCcaaaataaaatcacatattgGTTCAATATGTCAGATCATGATTCCAACCAAACACACTCCCGACTTACTTCATAGATCAATGTTATTTCTGCGTGATTTGAAGAAATGATTACCAATTGTTTGATTCTTTGAACGCCAAGATATTGTTGTACcttcatatgtaaataaatagTCCATTTGCGATCGAGCTTTATGCGGggatcaaataaatattctgTATCTACATAATCAAATCATTTCTGACTCGGAGATTGatcctttcaattttattgaagCTCATCTTTACTTCTCAAAGGAAATCACACATCTTCTATGCGTTGAGTCActtgtttttttagtttcttgttATAACTTAAATGATACTACGACAATCTTTTCATATAACTTTCGTTATGCATTAAATAATCTTCTAGCATTTGTATAACCAATAATATGTAAGTGCACCAATTGCACTAATACATGACAttctaaatcattttcataaGGTTGAAAATATTCTTTCTTTGTGTTAAGCAATCTCAAAACCATTGGAGACTCAATGGAATTACTTTAAGACCTTTTAAAtccttcaaggattttcatataaccttcatcgTCTAGTTAGACGTAATAATCAATCATTATGCATATTCAAGTATTTCATCTATTGGACGACTgtgtagacacgtaattttttaCCGAACATAAggatttatactatttttttattccttagatatttcttttatgtttaagttagatattttagttttgtcttatttttattaagttatttttatagattcagaaataacaaaatagaaTCATCTTTTAAGGtaagttttatttaaattgttaaaaaaatgaaaagttacaaaaatatatcttcttataatttaaatgtataaataaactagtgtttcttaattatatttttaattagtcatttattgttttaattagttctagataattaatatttattatttataattttgatatatttaaattataagaatattATCCATTATCATCACATCTACCCACCACCACTTCTCACACTCTTGATCCTCCCCACTCATCCTCACACCCACATAGACTCCTACATACTATATATTTACACATGAGAAAAgccaaaaaagagagaaaaaatttcagcaaaaacacatgaaaaaaaaagagaggattaAAATCACTGTCAAAACAgaaattttcagaaaaaaaaaaaacaccaatacacaacaaaagaaacagaaagaaaaagaagagaaaacacAACACACATTCTATAAAAAATTGTGAGTGTTCTAATCTAGGTTCgactcaaatttttttgtattcaactttttcttgtctttttttaatctattcatGGAATTTGATGTAACTTATGACaagttttcttatatttcattttatttattaatttgattgaaATGATTAATTTGTTAGTTGTTATATCCCTATTTATGAATGTTGGTTGTATTGAttgatgatttttaatttatttttattggttattgtgatcttttaaaaataaacggATCGTAACATTATTCATGTcttgatttaaataataatgatgaagTACATACGATTAgactataaataaataaataaattattattgttttattttaacaaacaaaaaatgagatttatttttaataatgtattATTGTTTGTGTGAGTAGAAAGtatatatgatattaattataagagtaaacaaaatattgaaatataaaataaaaagatatgaatatgatccaaaattttatttttctttagaaagactaagtattttctttaactttacACAAAGATGTAGgctcataaaaaatatttattttttattaagaatgtgtttacatattttttttaaacattaaaaataaactcaaggatgCAGTGATGTACCTTGTAGAATAATTCAATTAACTCTTATTTATCTAAAGTAaagatatatagaaaataaggttaatatataatataagtgtggTGGAAAGAAGACAGTTATGTCTCTAATCGTGAAGACTAAGAATACGATTACGTATTTAGGTCaaaccaaataaaaatttatcaataaaaatgcaaacaatTCATGGTCTGAAAATAATAtatccaaaaaaattttaaaattagtataagtcaataaaagcgaccgtgctaaaatcacgggactcgagggatgcctaataccttccaCTCAGTCAACAGAATTTCTGGTTAGCAAACCAAAATAAAGAGTCATTTCCTCTTGGTTAGGGATTAAAACAAAAAGGTAACTTGGAACACCATAACTCAATTCCtagtggcgactctgaaaaaattaaaataattcctTAATCGATAACATCACTTAAATGGAAAAACCAAGCCGTGTGCACGAAAAAGAAGTGTGACAAACTGAAACAAGTCTTATTGCATCCACCGCTAGAGAATATATCTCCATTTAATAATGTC
The sequence above is a segment of the Solanum lycopersicum chromosome 10, SLM_r2.1 genome. Coding sequences within it:
- the LOC101259982 gene encoding BTB/POZ domain-containing protein POB1 isoform X2 translates to MKDQNLDLFDPRTAVMDPEYSPTHTGEPDFAFAFDDVNFSDRILRIEILGDSIAGGSSSDGGCSSLADWARNRKRRREDFRKENALDITACPEDQIICCNQIDSEDADNENQDEAVVAMIEETNSGDEAANSDDSTWNCDSPRVMRVKTLNISSPILAAKSPFFYKLFSNGMRESEQRQVTLRINASEEAALTELLKFMYRNMLTTNTAPGLLDVLMAADKFEVASCMKYCSRLLCNLPMTPESALLYLELPSSVLMADAVRPLTDAAKQFLAARYKDITKFQEEVMKLPLAGIEAILSSDDLQVASEDAVYDFVLKWTRAHYPLIEERREILSSRLGRCIRFPFMSCRKLRKVLTCNDFEHEFASKLVLEALFFKAEAPHRQRTQAAEESASTSRRFVERAYKYRPVKVVEFELPRQQCIVYLDLKREECANLFPSGRVYSQAFHLGGQGFFLSAHCNMDQQSSFHCFGLFLGMQEKGSVSFTVDYEFAARTTLAEEYVSKYKGNYTFTGGKAVGYRNLFAIPWTSFMAEDSLYFIKGVLHLRAELTIRP
- the LOC101259982 gene encoding BTB/POZ domain-containing protein POB1 isoform X1, whose amino-acid sequence is MKDQNLDLFDPRTAVMDPEYSPTHTGEPDFAFAFDDVNFSDRILRIEILGDSIAGGSSSDGGCSSLADWARNRKRRREDFRKENDMYHSFAALDITACPEDQIICCNQIDSEDADNENQDEAVVAMIEETNSGDEAANSDDSTWNCDSPRVMRVKTLNISSPILAAKSPFFYKLFSNGMRESEQRQVTLRINASEEAALTELLKFMYRNMLTTNTAPGLLDVLMAADKFEVASCMKYCSRLLCNLPMTPESALLYLELPSSVLMADAVRPLTDAAKQFLAARYKDITKFQEEVMKLPLAGIEAILSSDDLQVASEDAVYDFVLKWTRAHYPLIEERREILSSRLGRCIRFPFMSCRKLRKVLTCNDFEHEFASKLVLEALFFKAEAPHRQRTQAAEESASTSRRFVERAYKYRPVKVVEFELPRQQCIVYLDLKREECANLFPSGRVYSQAFHLGGQGFFLSAHCNMDQQSSFHCFGLFLGMQEKGSVSFTVDYEFAARTTLAEEYVSKYKGNYTFTGGKAVGYRNLFAIPWTSFMAEDSLYFIKGVLHLRAELTIRP